The following coding sequences are from one Kwoniella dendrophila CBS 6074 chromosome 8, complete sequence window:
- a CDS encoding pyrroline-5-carboxylate reductase: MGYTLAVLGCGTMGVAILSGVLSSLEVRLSAPLSGKQRDTDELDAPSGISTPTGNQFLDAPEESLPSKFITTVGREETGRKLKKTFESLGRFGSDVIVRAGQGNVQTVKESDVILVCSKPNIAKSILLEEGMAEAVKGKLVISICAGVTISQLVSWVPETTQVVRAMPNTPCKIREGMTVVTPLSDALSRTLILNIFTSCGRCRFLEEKYFDACTALAGSGPAFVSLVLEAMTDGGVMMGLPRVEALELAAQTLQGTGRMALYAGLHPAQLKDSVTTPGGCTIAGLLTLEDGRVRSTMARAIQVAANHASALGQDVKK, from the exons atgGGTTACACATTAGCAGTTTTAGGATGTGGTACAATGGGAGTAGCGATATTATCAGGtgtattatcatctttagaagTTAGATTATCTGCTCCATTATCAGGTAAACAACGTGATacagatgaattagatgctCCATCTGGAATTTCAACTCCAACTGGTAATCAATTTTTAGATGCACCAGAAgaatcattaccttcaaaattCATTACAACTGTAGGTAGAGAAGAAACAGGTagaaaattgaagaaaacTTTTGAATCTTTAGGTAGATTTGGTAGTGATGTTATTGTTAGAGCAGGTCAAGGTAATGTCCAAACTGTAAAAGAATCTGATGTTATACTTGTATG CTCAAAACCAAATATCgcaaaatcaatcttattagaagaaggtatggcAGAAGCTGTAAAAGGAAAACTTGTTATCTCAATCTGCGCAGGTGTAACAATTTCTCAACTTGTTTCTTGGGTTCCAGAAACTACTCAAGTAGTACGAGCTATGCCAAATACTCCatgtaaa ATAAGAGAAGGTATGACAGTAGTTACACCATTGTCAGATGCTTTATCAAGAACTTTGATATTGAACATTTTCACATCGTGTGGTAGATGTAGAtttttagaagaaaaatacTTTGATGCATGTACAGCTTTAGCTGGTTCTGGACCTGCATTCGTCTCTTTAGTTTTAGAAGCTATGACTGATGGTGGTGTAATGATGGGTTTACCAAGagttgaagctttagaattGGCTGCTCAGA CTTTACAAGGTACAGGTAGAATGGCACTTTATGCTGGATTACATCCTGCTCAATTGAAAGATAGTGTAACCA CTCCAGGAGGATGTACAATCGCAGGTCTATTAACTTTAGAAGATGGTAGAGTTAGATCAACAATGGCTAGAGCTATCCAAGTAGCAGCAAATCA CGCTTCTGCATTAGGTCAAGATGTCAAAAAATAA
- a CDS encoding nicotinate (nicotinamide) nucleotide adenylyltransferase, whose amino-acid sequence MAANGFKSPAPVLPGLGLHSFHADSPPFAGAATSEHGDPDYLSLEFANQQIPPSSTHDDLQLVPERFQYQQQQNQDPRIPNLSQVGSSSSSTTIRPNYKQQYSQQNINTPIPQRIPIPRRTTSSSNTTPPPSNIKSNQNQNQNNAADDDASLSSSSIRTRTLLSGYMFGNPETNDTTRAEGGSVNIDNGRSRSPSQDSEEDGKYPLPTPPIKEFGNMNLDNENDDSPPLTEPFKSYSSPNPSTNNHNRGLSAQSSSSEVIKEEELEKNRKSTISPENRPASSTEATATTEANSVGVTNQTGIKKLTNNPEENDKSDSKNKQNQSQGQGYDALDGLNDGEADLDLSAPQAEDGGSAAYLRGEVDYNFPRHRLRKTMKDESKIPLVIVACGSFSPPTYLHLRMFEMAKDEIIESQTYEIMAGYYSPVSSYYKKSGLAPANHRVRMCELAVEHTSTWLMVDPWEAGQPEYQRTAIVLDHFDEMLNGGKNGQGGVITSEGKKRRYKIMLLAGGDLIESFGEPGVWSEPDLHIILGRFGCLIVERAGSDVWAFLLSHDILYHHRRNVIVIKQLIYNDISSTKVRLFVRRGMSIKYLLPNSVIQYIYDHKLYRFTDVKATIG is encoded by the exons ATGGCTGCAAATGGGTTCAAGTCCCCTGCACCTGTTTTACCAGGCTTAGGGTTACATAGTTTTCATGCTGATTC ACCACCATTTGCGGGCGCGGCCACATCAGAACATGGAGATCCAGACTATCTATCTTTGGAGTTCgcaaatcaacaaataccTCCATCTTCAACACACGATGATTTACAATTAGTACCCGAAAGATTTCAATATCAGCAACAGCAGAATCAGGACCCAAGGATACCTAATTTAAGTCAagttggatcatcatcatcttctacaacAATTAGACCAAACTATAAGCAACAATACTCTCAACAAAATATAAATACACCTATCCCTCAAAGGATACCTATACCAAGAAGAACAACCTCTTCTAGCAATACGACACCACCTCCCTCGAACATAAaatcaaaccaaaatcaaaatcaaaataatgcagcagatgatgatgcatcactatcttcatcatctatccGAACAAGAACCTTGTTATCAGGTTACATGTTTGGCAATCCAGAAACGAATGATACTACTAGAGCTGAAGGAGGAAGTGTAAATATTGACAAtggtagatcaagaagtcCAAGTCaggattcagaagaagatggaaaatatcctttacctacaccaccaataaAAGAATTTGGTAATATGAATTTAGACAATGAAAACGAtgattcaccacctttaactGAACCTTTCAAATCttattcttcacctaatccttcAACAAACAATCATAATCGTGGATTATCAGCTCAAAGTTCAAGTTCTGAAGttataaaagaagaagaattagagaaaaatagaaaatcaacTATTTCACCTGAGAATAGGCCTGCTTCCTCAACTGAAGCTACAGCAACAACGGAAGCTAATTCAGTTGGCGTAACGAATCAGACTGGTATCAAGAAATTAACTAATAATCCAGAAGAAAATGACAAATCAGATTCAAAGAATAAACAGAATCAAAGTCAGGGTCAAGGATATGACGCTTTGGATGGATTGAATGAcggtgaagctgatttagatttaagtGCTCcacaagctgaagatggtggttCAGCTGCTTATTTAAGAGGTGAAGTTGATTACAATTTCCCTAGACATAGGCTACGGAAAACTATGAAGG ATGAAAGTAAAATACCGTTAGTCATTG TCGCTTGTGGTTCTTTCTCACCTCCAACCTATCTCCATTTGAGAATGTTTGAAATGGCcaaagatgaaatcattgaatCGCAGACATATGAAATTATGGCTGGATACTATTCACCTGT GTCATCATATTATAAGAAATCAGGTTTAGCGCCAGCTAATCATAGAGTAAGGATGTGTGAATTAGCTGTCGAACATACATCCACATGGTTAATGGTTGATCCTTGGGAAGCTGGTCAACCGGAATATCAAAGAACTGCAATTGTTTTagatcattttgatgaaatgttAAATGGTGGTAAAaatggtcaaggtggtgTTATAActtcagaaggtaaaaaaagaagatataaaattATGTTATTAGCTGGTggtgatttaattgaaaGTTTTGGTGAACCTGGGGTATGGAGTGAACCTGAT TTGCACATCATTCTTGGTCGATTCGGTTGTCTGATTGTGGAAAGAGCTGGATCAGACGTTTGGGCCTTCTTGCTCTCACACGATATACTGTATCATCACAG GCGTAATGTAATAGTGATAAAACAGTTGATCTACAATGATATATCTTCGACGAAAGTTAGGTTGTTTGTGAGGAGAGGAATGAGTATAAA ATATCTTTTACCAAATAGTGTCATTCAATACATCTATGATCACAAGCTGTATAGGTTCACCGATGTCAAGGCTACGATTggataa